CACCCGCTGAAATCGTTGCTGGCGCATTGCGAGCAAGAGAAGAATTGGGTGTAGATATATTGTTGGTTGGTGATCCCCAACAAATAGAAGCTGCCTTGCCATCAAAAACAAGTTTAGGGCAGGTGGAGATCGTGACTGCTGAGGAAGCGATCGCTATGGATGAGGAGCCTTTAAATGCAGTTAGACGCAAACGCAAGGCTTCGATCAATGTGGCGATGGATTTAGTTAAGCAGCAAAAGGCAGATGCCGTATTTTCTGCGGGTCACTCTGGGGCAGCGATGGCATCAGCTTTGCTCCGCTTAGGACGGTTGCCAGGAATTGATCGCCCAGCGATCGGGACTGTTTTTCCCACGATTATTGCTGGTAAGCCAGTGCTAGTACTTGATGTCGGCGCAAATGTAGATTGCCGTCCCAAGTTTTTAGAGCAGTTTGGTGTTATGGGATCGGCTTACAGTCAGTATGTCTTGGGTACAACTGAACCAAAGGTGGGTTTGCTAAATATCGGTGAAGAAGACTCTAAAGGCAATGATGCAGCCGTCCGTGCCCACCAACTGCTACGCGAAAATTCTCAAATTAATTTTATTGGCAATGCCGAAGGGCGTGATGTGCTTT
This Nostoc sp. C052 DNA region includes the following protein-coding sequences:
- the plsX gene encoding phosphate acyltransferase PlsX, coding for MGSTRIRIAIDAMGGDHAPAEIVAGALRAREELGVDILLVGDPQQIEAALPSKTSLGQVEIVTAEEAIAMDEEPLNAVRRKRKASINVAMDLVKQQKADAVFSAGHSGAAMASALLRLGRLPGIDRPAIGTVFPTIIAGKPVLVLDVGANVDCRPKFLEQFGVMGSAYSQYVLGTTEPKVGLLNIGEEDSKGNDAAVRAHQLLRENSQINFIGNAEGRDVLSGRFDVIVCDGFVGNVLLKFAEAVGEVILQILREELPQGLHGQIGSALLKPNLKRIKQRMDHAEHGGALLLGVAGVCFIGHGSSQAPSIFNAIRMAKEAVDNQVIQRIQSQYILERESS